One segment of Enterobacter ludwigii DNA contains the following:
- the citF gene encoding citrate lyase subunit alpha translates to MNQIELLHVNFPHLRDLKPFDAAHSATPWLNSPDEKHTRKLCASVEEAVLRSGLQDGMTVSFHHAFREGDRVINTVVALLARMGFKNLTLASSSLMTCNDALIEHIESGVITRIYTSGMRGKLADAISHGLMAEPVQIHSHGGRVKLLQDGELNIDVAFLGVPCSDEFGNANGTHGKSCCGSLGYAMVDAHFARKVVLLTEELVPFPNMPASLVQDQVDYIVQVESVGDPAKISVGAARVTSNPRELMIARYAADVIEHSGYFKPGFSMQTGSGAAATACTRFMEEKMERSGVKARFALGGITGSLVDLHEKGLIEKLLDTQCFDGQAAASLARNPNHVEISTNVYANPGSKAASCDQLDVVILSALEIDVDFNVNVITGSDGVMRGASGGHCDVAAAANLTIVVAPLLRSRIPTVVKRVTTRLTPGESIDVLVTDHGIAVNPARPEIRERLLAAGLNVVDINALFERAISLTGVPKPIEFTDKIVGVIRYRDGSVIDTVRQVKE, encoded by the coding sequence ATGAATCAGATAGAACTTCTCCATGTGAATTTCCCCCATCTGCGGGACTTAAAACCGTTTGATGCCGCCCACAGCGCAACGCCATGGCTGAACAGCCCTGACGAAAAACACACCCGTAAGCTCTGTGCTTCGGTCGAAGAGGCGGTGTTACGCAGCGGGTTACAGGACGGGATGACCGTCTCCTTCCACCACGCGTTTCGCGAAGGCGACCGGGTGATCAATACCGTCGTGGCGCTGCTTGCGCGTATGGGCTTTAAAAACCTGACGCTGGCTTCCAGCTCGCTGATGACCTGTAACGACGCGCTGATCGAACACATCGAAAGCGGCGTTATCACCCGGATTTACACCTCCGGTATGCGTGGCAAGCTGGCGGACGCTATCTCACACGGGTTGATGGCCGAGCCGGTACAAATTCACTCCCACGGCGGGCGCGTGAAGCTGTTGCAGGACGGCGAGCTGAATATCGACGTGGCGTTTCTTGGCGTGCCGTGCAGCGATGAATTTGGCAACGCCAACGGCACGCACGGGAAATCGTGCTGCGGCTCGCTTGGCTATGCAATGGTGGATGCGCATTTTGCCCGCAAGGTGGTGCTGCTGACCGAAGAACTGGTGCCGTTCCCGAATATGCCCGCCAGCCTGGTGCAGGATCAGGTGGATTACATTGTGCAGGTGGAGAGCGTGGGTGACCCGGCGAAAATCAGCGTCGGTGCAGCTCGCGTGACCAGTAATCCGCGTGAGCTGATGATTGCCCGCTACGCGGCGGATGTGATTGAACATTCAGGCTATTTCAAACCCGGTTTTTCCATGCAGACCGGCTCCGGTGCGGCGGCTACCGCCTGTACCCGCTTTATGGAGGAGAAAATGGAGCGCAGCGGCGTGAAGGCGCGCTTCGCGCTCGGGGGCATTACCGGCAGCCTGGTGGATCTGCACGAGAAAGGCCTGATCGAAAAGCTGCTCGATACCCAGTGTTTCGATGGCCAGGCCGCGGCCTCGCTGGCACGAAATCCGAATCATGTGGAGATCTCCACCAACGTTTATGCCAACCCCGGCAGCAAGGCAGCAAGCTGCGACCAGCTTGATGTGGTGATCCTGAGCGCCCTGGAAATTGACGTCGATTTTAACGTCAATGTTATTACCGGCTCTGACGGCGTAATGCGTGGGGCATCCGGCGGACATTGTGATGTGGCCGCGGCGGCGAACCTGACCATCGTGGTCGCCCCCCTGCTGCGTAGCCGTATTCCAACCGTCGTGAAGCGGGTGACCACCCGGCTGACGCCCGGGGAGAGTATCGACGTGCTGGTCACCGATCACGGCATCGCGGTTAACCCGGCACGCCCGGAAATCCGCGAACGACTGCTTGCCGCAGGCCTCAACGTTGTCGATATCAATGCGCTTTTCGAGCGGGCGATATCACTGACCGGCGTACCAAAACCCATTGAGTTTACCGACAAAATCGTCGGTGTGATCCGCTACCGCGACGGCAGCGTTATCGACACCGTTCGACAGGTGAAGGAGTAA
- the citG gene encoding triphosphoribosyl-dephospho-CoA synthase CitG: MTGLLATNPQPCDVPGLAEEALWQELALTPKPGLVDKLNNGAHRDMDHALFARSIAAITPWFARFAELGHTHADKPAAEQIRIIRPMGIACEQAMYAATCGVNTHKGGIFALGLLCFAAGRVKHATAESLCSEVSHLCRGLVARELAARSGQATAGERQFQQYGLTGARGEAESGFATVRAALAQWNGHALHDLLLRLMAMNQDSNLVSRGGMEGLRYVQGYARALLTRGWDRDALIQMDNALIERNLSPGGSADLLSVGWVLAKLPLS; encoded by the coding sequence ATGACTGGTTTGCTCGCGACTAACCCGCAGCCATGCGATGTGCCAGGGCTTGCCGAAGAGGCGTTATGGCAGGAGCTGGCGTTGACGCCAAAGCCGGGTCTGGTGGATAAGCTCAACAACGGTGCACACCGCGATATGGACCATGCGCTGTTTGCCCGCAGTATTGCGGCTATCACCCCGTGGTTTGCGCGCTTTGCAGAGCTGGGTCATACCCATGCGGATAAACCCGCGGCGGAACAAATACGGATCATTCGCCCGATGGGCATTGCCTGTGAACAGGCAATGTACGCTGCAACATGCGGGGTGAACACGCATAAAGGCGGCATTTTTGCCCTCGGTTTGCTGTGCTTTGCCGCCGGACGTGTGAAACACGCCACGGCTGAGAGCCTCTGTAGTGAGGTGAGTCACCTCTGTCGCGGGCTGGTAGCGCGTGAGCTGGCAGCACGCAGTGGACAGGCGACGGCAGGGGAGCGGCAGTTTCAGCAGTATGGGTTAACCGGCGCACGGGGCGAAGCGGAAAGCGGTTTTGCTACGGTGCGTGCAGCGCTGGCGCAATGGAACGGGCACGCGCTGCATGACCTGCTGCTGCGCCTGATGGCGATGAATCAGGACAGTAACCTGGTGTCGCGCGGCGGTATGGAAGGGCTGCGTTATGTGCAGGGGTATGCGCGGGCATTACTGACGCGTGGCTGGGATCGTGATGCATTAATACAGATGGACAATGCGCTCATTGAACGGAATTTAAGCCCGGGCGGCAGTGCGGATTTATTGTCGGTAGGATGGGTGCTGGCGAAATTACCCCTCTCCTGA
- a CDS encoding nucleoside permease: protein MNLKLQLKILSFLQFCLWGSWLTTLGSYMFVTLKFDGASIGAVYSSLGIAAVFMPTLLGIVADKWLSAKWLYMLCHLVGAGTLFMAAQVTTPGAMFMVILFNSLAYMPTLGLINTISYYRLKSAGMEIVTDFPPIRIWGTIGFIMAMWGVSFAGFELSHMQLYIGAALSVVLALFTLTLPHIPVSNQQKNQSWSTMLGLDAFALFKNKRMAIFFIFSMLLGAELQITNMFGNTFLHSFDNNPLFSGSFIVEHASVMMSISQISETLFILTIPFFLSRYGIKNVMLISIAAWMLRFGLFAYGDPSPFGTVLLVLSMIVYGCAFDFFNISGSVFVEKEVKPEIRASAQGMFLMMTNGFGCILGGVVSGKVVEMYTTNGITNWQPVWLIFAAYSLVLFFAFIALFKYKHVREPHAAQPIAH from the coding sequence ATGAACCTTAAGCTGCAGCTTAAAATATTGTCGTTTCTGCAGTTCTGCCTGTGGGGTAGCTGGCTGACTACACTCGGCTCCTATATGTTTGTGACGCTCAAGTTCGATGGTGCGTCTATCGGTGCCGTCTACAGCTCGCTCGGCATTGCGGCTGTCTTTATGCCAACGCTGCTGGGGATCGTGGCGGATAAATGGTTAAGTGCGAAATGGCTGTACATGCTTTGCCATCTGGTGGGTGCGGGGACGCTGTTTATGGCAGCCCAGGTCACCACGCCGGGGGCGATGTTCATGGTGATCCTGTTTAACTCGCTGGCCTACATGCCAACGCTTGGCCTGATCAACACCATCTCCTACTACCGCCTGAAATCTGCCGGTATGGAAATCGTCACCGATTTCCCACCAATCCGTATCTGGGGCACCATCGGCTTTATCATGGCAATGTGGGGCGTGAGCTTCGCAGGCTTCGAACTGAGCCATATGCAGCTCTACATCGGGGCGGCACTCTCCGTGGTGCTGGCGCTGTTCACCCTGACCCTGCCGCATATTCCGGTGTCTAACCAGCAGAAAAACCAGAGCTGGAGCACCATGCTCGGTCTGGACGCCTTTGCGCTGTTTAAAAACAAACGCATGGCGATCTTCTTTATCTTCTCCATGCTGCTGGGTGCGGAACTGCAGATCACCAACATGTTCGGCAACACCTTCCTGCACAGCTTCGACAATAACCCGCTGTTCTCTGGCAGCTTTATCGTTGAACATGCGTCAGTGATGATGTCCATCTCTCAGATCTCTGAGACGCTGTTCATCCTGACCATCCCGTTCTTCCTGAGCCGCTACGGCATCAAGAACGTCATGCTGATCAGTATCGCTGCATGGATGTTGCGCTTCGGTCTGTTTGCCTACGGCGACCCAAGCCCGTTCGGTACCGTGCTGCTGGTTCTGTCGATGATTGTTTACGGCTGCGCCTTCGACTTCTTCAACATCTCTGGTTCGGTGTTTGTGGAAAAAGAGGTGAAACCTGAAATTCGCGCCAGTGCTCAGGGTATGTTCCTGATGATGACCAACGGCTTCGGCTGTATTCTGGGCGGTGTGGTGAGCGGTAAAGTGGTTGAGATGTACACCACTAACGGCATCACCAACTGGCAGCCCGTGTGGCTTATCTTCGCCGCGTACTCATTGGTACTGTTCTTCGCGTTTATCGCACTGTTCAAGTACAAGCACGTACGCGAACCGCACGCTGCGCAGCCTATCGCGCATTAA
- the mltC gene encoding membrane-bound lytic murein transglycosylase MltC: protein MKKFLALALVAPLLVSCSSKKGDDYNEAWIKDTNGFDILMGQFAHNIENIWGFNEVLIAGPKDYVKYTDAYQTRSHINFDEGTITVETIAGTEPAARLRQAIVKTLLMGDDPGSIDLYSDADDITISKEPFLYGQVVDQTGQAIRWEGRATKFADYLLQTRLKSRSNGLKIIYSVTINLVPNHLDKRAHKYIGMVRQASRKYGVDESLILAIMQTESSFNPYAVSRSDALGLMQVVQHSAGKDVFRAQGKSGTPSRSYLFDPQSNIDTGTAYLAMLNNVYLGGIDNPTSRRYAVITAYNGGAGSVLRVFSSDKVQAANIINSMAPGDVYSTLTTRHPSAESRRYLYKVNTAQKNYRRR from the coding sequence ATGAAAAAATTTTTAGCGCTAGCCCTTGTTGCGCCGTTGCTTGTCTCTTGTTCTTCCAAAAAAGGCGATGATTACAACGAAGCCTGGATAAAGGACACTAACGGTTTTGACATTTTGATGGGGCAGTTTGCCCATAACATCGAAAATATATGGGGATTTAACGAAGTTCTTATTGCCGGACCTAAGGACTACGTTAAGTACACCGACGCCTATCAGACCCGTAGCCACATCAACTTTGATGAGGGGACTATCACGGTTGAAACCATCGCAGGCACCGAACCTGCCGCACGGTTACGCCAGGCGATCGTGAAAACCTTGCTGATGGGTGACGATCCAGGCTCAATCGATCTCTACTCCGACGCCGATGACATCACCATCTCCAAAGAACCGTTCCTGTACGGCCAGGTTGTCGATCAGACCGGACAGGCCATTCGCTGGGAAGGGCGTGCCACAAAATTTGCCGATTATCTGCTGCAGACGCGCCTGAAAAGCCGCTCTAACGGCCTGAAGATCATCTACAGCGTCACCATTAACCTCGTGCCGAACCACCTCGACAAACGTGCGCATAAGTACATTGGCATGGTGCGTCAGGCCTCGCGTAAGTACGGCGTGGATGAGTCGCTGATCCTGGCGATCATGCAGACCGAATCGTCGTTTAACCCGTACGCGGTAAGCCGTTCCGACGCGCTGGGACTGATGCAGGTCGTGCAGCACAGCGCAGGTAAAGACGTCTTCCGCGCTCAGGGTAAATCCGGTACGCCGAGCCGCAGTTATCTGTTCGATCCGCAAAGCAACATTGATACCGGTACCGCCTACCTGGCGATGCTCAACAATGTCTACCTGGGCGGGATTGATAACCCGACATCACGTCGCTATGCGGTGATCACCGCGTATAACGGCGGTGCGGGCAGCGTCCTGCGCGTCTTCTCGAGTGACAAAGTGCAGGCGGCGAATATCATCAACAGTATGGCGCCGGGGGATGTCTATTCCACGCTCACCACCCGACACCCGTCTGCGGAATCGCGTCGTTATCTGTATAAAGTGAACACGGCGCAAAAAAACTACCGTCGACGCTAA
- a CDS encoding fumarylacetoacetate hydrolase family protein — protein sequence MKLASFLYQGTRSYGIVQAEGVIDLGRRLGDRYSDLKALLQGNGLAEATRYLNDAVDVPLNAITFLPVIEQPEKILCVGMNYADKRKEFDQHNPAPTLFVRFPDSQTGHNEPVLKPRHSSEFDYEGELAVIIGKAGENISRDEALRHVAGYSCYMDGSARDWQHTWFTAGKNWRQTGAFGPWMATADEIPDPHQLAIRTWLNGRMVQEDNTSSMIHKVAELIEYISTFTRLSPGDVIITGSPGGVGKKRNPPLFMKEGDRIEVEIEHIGHLSNVIMEAPATGLAAAH from the coding sequence ATGAAACTCGCAAGCTTTTTATACCAGGGAACACGCAGCTACGGCATCGTTCAGGCCGAAGGTGTGATTGATTTAGGTCGCCGTCTCGGCGACCGCTACAGCGACCTCAAAGCGCTGCTGCAGGGCAACGGGCTGGCTGAGGCCACCCGTTATCTCAACGACGCCGTGGATGTCCCTCTGAATGCCATCACCTTCTTACCGGTGATTGAGCAGCCGGAAAAAATCCTCTGCGTGGGCATGAACTACGCCGACAAACGCAAAGAGTTTGACCAGCACAACCCGGCGCCGACGCTGTTTGTCCGCTTCCCGGATTCGCAGACCGGCCACAACGAACCGGTGCTGAAGCCGCGTCACTCCAGTGAATTCGACTACGAAGGAGAGCTGGCGGTCATCATCGGCAAAGCCGGAGAGAACATCAGCCGTGATGAGGCGCTGCGCCATGTGGCAGGTTACAGCTGCTATATGGACGGCTCCGCCCGCGACTGGCAGCACACCTGGTTTACGGCAGGCAAGAACTGGCGTCAGACCGGAGCGTTTGGCCCGTGGATGGCGACGGCTGATGAGATCCCGGACCCGCACCAGCTGGCGATCCGCACCTGGCTTAACGGCCGTATGGTGCAGGAAGACAACACCAGCAGCATGATCCACAAGGTCGCGGAGCTTATCGAATACATCAGCACCTTTACCCGCCTCAGCCCGGGCGATGTGATCATCACCGGCTCCCCTGGCGGCGTGGGCAAAAAGCGCAACCCGCCGCTGTTCATGAAAGAGGGCGATCGCATTGAGGTGGAGATCGAGCATATCGGTCATCTGAGCAATGTGATCATGGAAGCGCCCGCCACCGGGCTTGCGGCAGCACACTGA
- a CDS encoding oxidative damage protection protein — MARTIFCTFLQRDAEGQDFQLYPGELGKRIYNEISKEAWGQWQKKQTMLINEKKLSMMNPEHRKLLEQEMVNFLFEGKDVHIEGYTPPEQ; from the coding sequence ATGGCCAGAACTATTTTTTGTACTTTCCTGCAGCGTGACGCTGAAGGCCAGGATTTCCAGCTTTATCCGGGCGAACTGGGTAAGCGCATCTATAACGAAATTTCCAAAGAAGCCTGGGGACAGTGGCAGAAAAAACAGACCATGCTGATCAACGAGAAGAAACTCAGCATGATGAACCCGGAGCACCGCAAACTGCTTGAGCAGGAGATGGTGAACTTCCTGTTCGAAGGCAAAGACGTCCACATCGAAGGCTATACGCCACCGGAACAATAA
- the citX gene encoding citrate lyase holo-[acyl-carrier protein] synthase: protein MTVATPVRAGVSLEELLAAKERRAARQTDWLTHYQQPVISLTLVTPGEIKDSLRYRNTMGVALQMCDQLLWENRWQVLDRQVLWLPTGPEAIWCVAHPAAEIKAHCTDLEQTHPLGRLWDLDVICPVQGHVGRQSLGTHLRRCLVCDEPAHACSRSRKHPVEQVVARVEKMIDDWFARD, encoded by the coding sequence ATGACTGTAGCGACACCCGTGCGGGCGGGTGTCAGCCTGGAGGAGCTGCTGGCGGCGAAAGAGCGCCGTGCAGCACGCCAGACTGACTGGCTCACGCACTATCAACAACCGGTGATTTCTCTCACGCTCGTCACCCCCGGGGAGATCAAAGACAGCCTGCGCTATCGCAATACGATGGGCGTGGCATTGCAGATGTGCGACCAGCTGCTGTGGGAAAACCGCTGGCAGGTGCTGGACCGCCAGGTGCTGTGGCTGCCCACCGGGCCAGAAGCAATCTGGTGCGTGGCGCATCCGGCGGCGGAAATCAAAGCGCACTGTACGGATCTGGAGCAGACTCACCCACTCGGCAGGCTGTGGGATTTGGATGTGATCTGCCCGGTACAGGGGCATGTGGGGCGCCAGTCTTTAGGGACACATCTCCGGCGCTGTCTGGTATGTGATGAGCCTGCCCACGCCTGTTCTCGTTCGCGTAAGCATCCTGTAGAGCAGGTGGTGGCTCGCGTGGAGAAGATGATCGATGACTGGTTTGCTCGCGACTAA
- a CDS encoding 2-hydroxycarboxylate transporter family protein, which translates to MSTTDDSFSVTHDPIDIQRPSLKERWWHIMDTWKIGIIPLPLFVLAGALIAIDCLGGKLPSDIVVMVATLAFFGFACGEFGKRLPIVGKLGAAAICATFIPSALVYYGLLPDVVVESTTKFYKSTNILYLYICCIIVGSIMSMNRTVLIQGFLRIFFPMLCGEIVGMIVGMGVGIALGLEPFQIFFFIILPIMAGGVGEGAIPLSIGYATLLHMDQGVALGRVLPMVMLGGLTAIIISGCLNQLGKRYPHLTGEGQLMPNRANTDGTTAQPAFSGKADVTTIASGALLAVLLYMLGMLGHKLIGLPAPVGMLFMAVLVKLCNGASPRLLEGSQVVYKFFQTSVTYPILFAVGVAITPWHELVAAFTLTNLLVIVSTVSALVATGFFVGKKIGMHPIDVAIVSCCQSGQGGTGDVAILTAGNRMSLMPFAQIATRIGGAINVSISLLILGNFLV; encoded by the coding sequence ATGAGCACAACTGACGATTCTTTCTCTGTTACCCACGACCCGATTGATATTCAGCGACCATCACTCAAAGAGCGCTGGTGGCATATTATGGATACGTGGAAAATCGGAATTATCCCTCTGCCACTGTTTGTCCTGGCCGGCGCGCTGATTGCCATTGATTGCCTCGGCGGCAAACTGCCCAGCGATATCGTGGTGATGGTCGCCACGCTCGCGTTCTTCGGTTTTGCCTGCGGTGAGTTTGGCAAGCGCCTGCCGATTGTCGGTAAACTCGGCGCGGCGGCGATTTGTGCCACTTTTATTCCTTCGGCACTGGTCTATTACGGTCTGCTGCCGGATGTGGTGGTGGAGTCCACCACGAAGTTCTACAAATCCACCAACATTCTGTATCTCTACATCTGCTGCATCATTGTCGGCAGCATCATGAGCATGAACCGCACCGTGCTGATTCAGGGCTTCCTGCGCATCTTCTTCCCGATGCTCTGCGGCGAAATTGTCGGCATGATTGTTGGCATGGGCGTAGGGATAGCGCTGGGCCTTGAGCCATTCCAGATCTTCTTCTTTATCATTCTGCCGATCATGGCGGGCGGTGTTGGGGAAGGGGCGATCCCGCTCTCCATCGGCTATGCCACCCTGCTGCATATGGACCAGGGCGTGGCGCTCGGTCGCGTTCTGCCTATGGTTATGCTCGGCGGTCTGACGGCAATCATCATCTCCGGCTGCCTCAATCAGCTCGGTAAACGTTACCCGCACCTGACCGGCGAAGGCCAGCTGATGCCTAACCGTGCGAATACCGATGGAACCACCGCACAGCCTGCGTTCTCCGGTAAAGCAGACGTCACCACGATCGCTTCTGGCGCACTGCTGGCCGTTCTGCTCTACATGCTGGGGATGCTCGGCCACAAGCTGATTGGCCTGCCTGCGCCGGTTGGCATGCTGTTTATGGCGGTGCTGGTCAAGCTTTGCAATGGTGCTTCTCCGCGTCTGCTGGAAGGCTCTCAGGTGGTGTATAAATTCTTCCAGACGTCAGTAACTTACCCCATTCTCTTCGCTGTGGGCGTGGCCATTACCCCCTGGCATGAACTGGTCGCCGCATTCACGCTGACCAACCTGCTGGTGATTGTCAGCACCGTCTCCGCGCTGGTGGCGACCGGTTTCTTCGTGGGCAAAAAGATTGGCATGCACCCGATTGATGTCGCCATCGTCTCCTGCTGCCAGAGCGGCCAGGGCGGTACCGGTGACGTGGCGATTCTGACCGCAGGCAACCGTATGAGTCTGATGCCCTTCGCCCAGATTGCTACCCGTATTGGCGGCGCGATTAACGTCTCCATCTCTCTGCTGATACTGGGCAACTTCCTCGTTTAA
- the citE gene encoding citrate (pro-3S)-lyase subunit beta, which produces MSKLRRSMLFLPGANAAMLSTAFIYRPDSIMFDLEDAVALREKDTARMLVFHALQHPMYQDIETVVRINPLSTPFGLLDLEAAVRAGVDVIRLPKTDTPEDIDELEGHLARIERECGREPGSTRVMAAIESAIGVINAVAIARSSPRLIGIALAAFDYVMDMQTERGDGTELFYARCAVLHAARAAGIDAFDVVWSDVNDEAGFLREVDLIRKMGFNGKSLINPRQIDLLHNAYAPTQQEVDHAKRVIEAAEEGERNGLGVVSLNGKMVDAPIINHAQMVLERAAASGVRR; this is translated from the coding sequence ATGAGCAAACTCCGCCGCAGTATGCTGTTCCTGCCGGGCGCAAACGCCGCCATGCTCTCTACGGCATTTATCTACCGCCCGGACTCCATCATGTTTGACCTTGAAGACGCCGTCGCCCTGCGCGAGAAGGATACCGCGCGCATGCTGGTGTTTCATGCCCTGCAGCACCCGATGTATCAGGATATCGAAACCGTGGTGCGCATTAACCCGCTGAGCACGCCGTTTGGCTTGCTGGATCTGGAAGCCGCCGTGCGGGCAGGGGTGGACGTGATTCGATTGCCGAAAACCGACACCCCAGAGGATATCGATGAGCTGGAAGGGCATCTGGCGCGTATTGAGCGTGAATGCGGGCGCGAGCCGGGCTCGACCCGCGTCATGGCGGCTATTGAATCGGCGATTGGGGTGATTAACGCCGTGGCCATTGCCCGCAGTTCTCCGCGCTTAATCGGGATCGCGCTGGCCGCCTTTGATTATGTGATGGACATGCAGACGGAACGCGGGGATGGCACTGAGCTGTTTTATGCCCGCTGTGCCGTGCTGCACGCCGCCCGCGCCGCGGGTATCGACGCTTTCGACGTGGTGTGGTCGGACGTTAACGATGAAGCCGGCTTCCTGCGCGAGGTCGATTTGATCCGCAAGATGGGCTTTAACGGTAAATCGCTGATTAACCCACGTCAGATTGACCTGTTACATAACGCCTATGCCCCAACCCAGCAGGAAGTGGATCACGCGAAACGGGTGATTGAAGCGGCAGAAGAGGGGGAGCGTAACGGCCTGGGCGTCGTGTCGCTCAACGGCAAAATGGTCGATGCCCCTATTATTAACCACGCGCAGATGGTGCTGGAACGCGCGGCGGCCTCCGGCGTGCGTCGTTAA
- the citC gene encoding [citrate (pro-3S)-lyase] ligase produces the protein MNSQPTIDFRHTLVAKHPERLSQIRYLLADSGLGLDNDITLFVEAWSGTQLVGCAGLAANVIKCVAVNEQLRGENLSARLLAEVENAALERGHFHLFLCTRPCNKERFGRSGFWPIAQSGNNAVLMENTPQGIQRYCRALKCQRKAGKKIGAIVMNANPFTLGHRHLVEQAAGQCDALHLFVVREDASFFPFSARLEMVRAGVAHLPNVIVHEGSQYIISRATFPAYFLKETGKVQQAWSEIDVLIFRDFIAPALGITHRFIGSEPFCDITRQYNQTLHDLLASQIDVVEMPRIKVTGNAISASEVRRLLKTQQFSRIREIVPDSTFAHLETHYRASAEVA, from the coding sequence ATGAACAGTCAACCCACTATTGATTTTCGCCACACCCTTGTGGCGAAACACCCGGAACGCTTAAGCCAGATCCGTTACCTGCTGGCAGACAGCGGCCTTGGCCTGGACAACGACATCACGCTGTTTGTCGAAGCCTGGTCCGGCACGCAGCTGGTGGGTTGTGCCGGGCTTGCCGCTAACGTCATCAAGTGCGTGGCGGTAAACGAGCAGCTTCGTGGGGAGAACCTCAGCGCACGGTTGCTGGCAGAGGTGGAAAATGCGGCGCTGGAGCGCGGCCATTTTCACCTCTTCCTCTGCACCCGTCCGTGCAACAAGGAGCGCTTTGGCCGCAGCGGCTTCTGGCCGATTGCCCAGAGCGGGAACAACGCGGTGCTGATGGAGAACACCCCGCAGGGGATCCAGCGCTACTGCCGCGCGCTCAAGTGCCAGCGCAAGGCCGGGAAGAAGATTGGCGCGATCGTGATGAATGCGAATCCGTTTACCCTCGGCCACCGGCATCTGGTCGAGCAGGCCGCGGGGCAGTGCGATGCGCTGCATCTGTTTGTGGTGCGCGAGGATGCCTCGTTCTTCCCGTTCAGCGCCCGGCTAGAGATGGTACGGGCGGGCGTGGCGCATCTGCCGAACGTGATTGTGCATGAAGGATCGCAGTACATCATCTCCCGCGCCACGTTCCCGGCCTACTTCCTGAAAGAGACCGGCAAAGTACAGCAGGCGTGGAGCGAAATCGATGTGCTGATCTTCCGGGACTTCATCGCTCCGGCGCTGGGTATTACGCATCGCTTTATCGGTTCGGAGCCGTTTTGCGATATCACCCGTCAGTACAACCAGACGCTGCACGACCTGCTGGCCTCGCAGATTGACGTGGTGGAAATGCCGCGCATCAAGGTCACCGGCAACGCTATTTCCGCGTCGGAAGTCCGCCGCTTGCTGAAGACACAGCAGTTTTCCCGGATCCGGGAGATTGTCCCGGACTCCACCTTCGCGCACCTCGAAACGCATTACCGTGCGAGTGCGGAAGTCGCATAA
- the citD gene encoding citrate lyase acyl carrier protein: MKIVREALAGTQESSDLMVKIAPAQGELEIIIHSEVIKQFGEHIRQVVNDTLRAMNVHQGLIIVEDKGALDCVIRARLQSALLRAAVEPTLNWGALK; encoded by the coding sequence ATGAAAATTGTTAGGGAGGCGCTGGCCGGTACACAGGAGTCCAGCGACCTGATGGTAAAAATTGCCCCCGCTCAGGGTGAGCTGGAAATTATCATCCACAGTGAAGTGATTAAGCAGTTTGGCGAACATATTCGCCAGGTCGTTAACGACACATTGCGCGCCATGAACGTGCACCAGGGATTAATTATTGTTGAAGACAAAGGGGCGCTGGACTGTGTGATCCGCGCCCGCCTGCAAAGTGCGCTCCTGCGCGCAGCCGTTGAGCCGACACTCAACTGGGGGGCGCTGAAATGA